Below is a genomic region from Pseudomonas extremaustralis.
ATACCTTCAAATACATTTGAAGTCAAAGGAAAATGTTTTGCACCCCGCCAACCGGTATAAAACCCAGCAAACACTGACAAAAAACCGAATAAACGCTGAAAAAACGCCAAACACAACAGCCTGACCGGCCAAAAAGCGCTCAAAAAAGCGCTCAATATCGTTGACAATACATATGGATTAGAATCTTAATGTCCGCAAAGAGCCAGGCACGCAGCCGGCCCCATGCGTTAAGAAGGCTTCTCATGCGAGAAATAATCGGTGCGTTCGAGATTGGCGTCATGCAGGTGTCAGAAACACAAGAGCCTTCTTCCCGGGAGGAAGCTTATGACGCGGGCACCTGGATACCGTTCGCAGCATTGCTCGTTCAGGTGTTTGCCTGTTTCAGCCTGGCTCACTGATTCCCCTGAATTCATCCACGCCCGCAATCGACTTGAGTTATCCAGACGGAAGATGACCAGGGATCATTTTTTAGCTTAAAAAAAGCCGCTATCACTAGCGACTTTCTTATTACGCCGACGCCCGAACGTCATTCGGATCGAGCTTGGGCGCGGCAAAAAATGCGCGCTCGCCTATTTGCTCCTTTACCTTGCTGACGATGTACGCACCAATAGGGATTGCCGACGTTGCCGCAGGTGAAGGTGCGTTGCACACGTTCACGCTTCTGTTGGTATTAACGAACAGGAAGTCGTCAATAAGCTTACCGCTGTTCGACACCGCCTGAGCGCGAACACCGGCGGGGTAAGGTGTGAGGTCATCTTTGTTGATTGACGGACAGTATTTCTGCACTTGCTGGAGATAGCCGCCCTTGAACAGCGAGTTTCTCATCTCTATCAGACCAGGTTTCAAATTGGCCTTCAGCACCTTCAAGACCCCGAGCGAAGTGAACATTTCAAACATATCCGCCAGGGAGAAATCGGTTTTCTTGTAACCCTCACGCTTGAGCGCCAAAACAGCGTTTGGTCCAACGGTGACCGTGCCATCAATCATGCGAGTCAGATGCACGCCCAAAAATGGCATGGACGGATCGGGGATAGGATAAATCAAGTGATTTACGATCTGATTGTGTTGCTTGGGCAGCAGGTAGTATTCGCCCCTGAACGGACAAATCTGGAATTCAGGCTCGAGCCCCAGCATCCTGACGATCCGATCGGCCATCAGGCCTGAGCACGAAATCAGAAAACGCGCTTGGTAGACCCCCGTCGATGTCGTGACCACGACTTCGTCCGCACGCTCGTCGAGCGCAGTCACTTCCGAATTGTAGTGAATGACGCCCCCCGCCTTTGTGAACGCTGCCGCCATGTTCCGAGTGACTTCAGCGTAATTCACAATGCCACTGGAAGGGACAAAGATCCCGCCCAGCCCGACAATATTCGGTTCTCTTTCACGAAGCTCAGCGGCCGACAGCCATTCACGCTCAAGGCCATTCGCCTCGGTGCGCTCCCAGAGGGCCTTCATTCGCTCCATTTCTACATTGTTCGTCGCCACCAGCATTTTGCCGCAGGCGTCATAACGAATTCCGTGCTGATCACAGAAATCCTTGGTTGCCCGATTTCCTTCCAGGCAGAACTTGGCTTTAAGACTGCCCGGCGTGTAATAGACACCCGCATGGATCACACCACTGTTGTGACCGGTTTGATGTTGAGCAGGGCTCGATTCTTTTTCCAACAATAGAATCTTTGCATCCGGGTATTCAGCGGCCATTTGCATGGCTGTAGACATCCCCACAATGCCGCCACCAATGATTACAAAGTCGAACATAGCTATCACCTCACAAGGATGGCGGACAGGAAGCGGGCCGCAGTCGCCTGTGGCCCGCCCATCGATCAGTTGGATGTCTGGCCGTGGTGGTGACCCACCTTCGGATAGCTGAAGTAGCCGCGCTGGCGCATCAGCTCGCGGCGAAGGCCTGGATGCGCGGTGAAGCGGTCACGCCCGTGAAGCCAGAACAGGTTGTTGATCAGCACGAACGAACCGACTGGAACGGGAATAGACAGCTTCGCCTTACTGGTTTCCAACGACTCGCCGAGTTCGTAAAGCCAAGTACCCTCTTCGTAGTTTTCAGGCTGAACAAATTGATCGATATAGCGCATGGTCGGGCGCCCCTCACCATCGGTATCAAAGACCGCATGGAATACGTCCTCGTTGACGTTTTTGCTGGGTGGCGCGGTCCAGCGCAGGGAGCGGCGAGCCAGGGGATGCCTGTAGAACTTATTCAAGTCAGCCCAATCATCGAGGTGCAGCAGCAGGGAGTTGCCACCTTGCATATTTTGCTCGTCGATTTTCATCATCAGGACGTAGTCAGTGATCTGATTCACGAACGTTCCGTCGTTATGCAACTCCATCACACGGTGGGGGGCACGCAAGTAACTGTCCGACTTATCGGTGTTTTCCACGACGAAGCGAGCATAAAACTGTCCGCTCATCGCATCGAAATTGGAACGCCCAAGCAGGTGCGCGACGGCGGTGGAAAATTTAACCATGTCTTCTGCCTGGGAAACATCGTTCAGCCCTTCAGGCTTCACCAGCAGGCCACCGGTTTCACGATCCATCAGCGTATTGACCAATACCGGGCGTAGCGTCTCACCACAAATTTCGTTGAGGATCTTGCCAAACTGAAACCGCAAAAACGACTTGTACTCAAGGGCCTGGACCGGCCATTCGGCGACGGCGGCGAAAAACGCGTCGACGGTGACTTTAGGAAAGGTGAGCTCCAAGAAGCGCTTGGACTGAGCGGAAGGCTTGAGCGAGAAGCCCACATACTCAGTGGGCTGTTGCATGACCGGAGCGTTTATCTGAGAGAAGGCGTTCATTGCTATGTCCTGGCGTAGTGAGGGTGAGCGCTTTGCGGAGCATCGGGTGAATCGACCGGCGAAAAATATCGCCACAAATAAAAAATGTCTACATTTTTAAAATATATAGATAGAAAATGTTTCCGTAGCCATTCGGCCCCATTCTTAAAAATGGGTATCATTAGGAGAATTTGACGATGAGTGGTCGCTATGGAAGAGCTTGAGCCAACGCTGAAATCTACTTTCGAGGGTTACGGAAGGCTCAAGAAGGACATCATTCGTGGCGTATTTCCGGCTGGGCAGAAGCTATTGATGAGTGCCCTGAAAGATCGATATGGGCTTGGGGTCGGCCCGCTGAGGGAGGCCCTGTCCCAGCTCGTCGCCGAGCACTTGGTGATTGCGATAAACCAAAAAGGCTATCGGGTCGCGCCCATGTCCATGGAGGAAATGCGCGATATCTACGACGCGCGCGCCAATCTGGAAGCCATGATTCTCACGCTTGCGATCGAACGAGGGGATGATTCCTGGGAAGCCTCGATTCTTGCGCGAACTCACACGCTATCGAAAGTGATGGAGCTCAGAACGCAAGAGCAGATGCTTGAGATATGGGATGCCCGACATAAAGCGTTTCACAGTGCGATAGCCGCAGGATGTGGATCCAAGCACCTGCTGCAACTGAGGTCGCAACTGTTGGACCAAGCGGAGCGGTATCGCCACCTGTGGCTGAAAAGCACGGTGTTCTCCGAAGAGGCGCTACGTCAAAAAAGGGCCGAGCATGCAACCCTGGTGGAAGCCATCCTTGCTCGCGATGCGGTAAAGGCGAGCGCCCTGATGCGGGAGCATCTGTTGACACCCGTTCCAATCATTTCAGACATCATCAGGAACTCGGTGCCGGCATAGCCACCAATAAAATGTTGATGGGAAAACACAAAGGAACCGGTCCTCGATGACCGGTTTTTATGGGCGGCATTTGGAACCGACCTTCTGAAACACTCCCCCGTCAGAAAATAAAGCGCCTCAAAACATGTACAAATAAAAATTTATGTACAAGTATCATGGCTTGAGCGGTGGCGCTTCGCCTCGCAGCCTCTAACGAGCCAGGCCATGACACGTCTACTGGTTTCACTGTTGCTGGTCTTGAGCCTGACCAGTTGCAGCAATGTGGAGGTCGGCCACTACGCCGACCAGCAACCGAAGCTGGACCTGGAACGCTTCTTCAGTAAACCGGTGAAAGCCTGGGGCATTTTCCAGAAGCGTTCGGGGGAAGTGGCCAAGCGCTTTGAGGTGGATATCGCCAGCCGGCGTGAGGGCAACGCGTTGATTCTCGACGAGCGCTTCCTCTACAGCGATGGCACGCGCCAGCAACGCGTGTGGACGCTGACCCCGGACGGCCCTGGACGCTGGCGCGGGCGCGCCGGCGACGTGGTCGGTGAGGCGATCGGCGAAGTGGCCGGCAACGCGCTGCGTTGGCGCTACCGCCTCAATCTGCCGGTGGATGGTTCGGTGTACGAAGTCAGCTTTGACGATTGGATGTACTTGATGGACGAAGACACCATGATCAACCGCTCGAGCATGTCCAAGTTCGGCGTCGAATGGGGCCAGGTCACGTTGTTCTTCCGTCGCCAATGAGGTGAATCATGAATATGCACATGCTGACTGAACTCGCCGAGAAGGGCGAAATACGTGAGTTGGAGTTGCTGTCGCTGGAAGGCGGGTTCTACATCGCCCGCGTCCGGCTGGAACATACCGAGCTGACATTGCTCGACGATCACGCCAAGCCGATGCGCATAGGCTCCACCACACATTTACGCGACCTGTTGCAGCGGGTTCCACCGTTTCCCTGTGTGCTGGTGCAGCACTGCGTGCATGACGAAATGTGTGGCACGCGCGAAGGCCCCATTGGCGCGTTGCGGATTCCGTTTTCCCTGGAGGCGTCTTTTTAGGTCGACGCGCAAACGCGGTGATCAACCTGGCATTTCCACGCCCCGCTGCACCACCCACGCCAACGGCAGCGTCACCAGCAGCATCACCGCCAATACCATCACCGCCACCGGTACGCCAAGCACGTCCCCGACACCCCCGAACACCACCGGGGCCAGTGCCCCGCCACCAATGGTGCCGGTGTAGAACACCGCAAACGCCTGTTCTCGCTTGCCCGCGCCAGCAAGATCCGGCACGGCGCCGTATAGCACCGAAGATGTGCCGTTGAGCGCCAACCCCAACACCGGCAGCATCACCATCAACCCGGTCAACGGCAGGTACACCGCCGCGACGATCAGCAGTGCGGTGCTGGTTTCGGTGAGCCACACCGTCTTCATCATGCCAATGCGCACGCCGAGGTAGCCGCAGAACAATTTGCCGAAGGCGCCGCCGATGAACAGTAGCGTCAGGGCCAGACCAATGCCGGCCGTACCCGCGCCTTTGCCTTGCAACAGGAATGGCAGGAAAGTGAGAAAGCCCATGCGCACAGCGCTGTCCAGGGTGCCGGTGAGGATCAGGGCGCGCAGGCCGCTGGCTGAGCCGCTTCCAGTGAGGGTCTTGGATTTTTTTGCGCAGGTCGGTTCGGATGTTTGCGTAGGAACCAACCACCACAACAACCCCGCCGCCGCCAGGCCCAGCAACCCCAGAAGCGTGGCGCTGGCACGCCAGCTGATCACCGTGAGCAGCAGGCCAATCAGGCCGGGGACCAGGGTTTTGCCGATGTCCCCGGAGAAGTTGTACTGGGACAACGCCTGCTTGACCCCGCCACCGTCCTCATAGGCATCGGTGATCATCGAAGACGCCAGCGGATGTTGGGTACTGGCGCCCAAGCCACCCAGCAGCAGCGCTACCAGCAACAGGGTCAGCCCTGTGGCTTGGCCCGCCAACAGATAGCCAGCCCCCGCAAGCGCAGTGCCACCCACCAGCATCGGTACGCGGCCCCAACGTTTGGCGGCGCGGCTGGCCATCAGTTGGAACACCGCCATCATCCCGGAATATGCGCCACGTAAAAGACCGATCTGAGCGTAGGACAAGGCAAACTGAGCCTGCCAGATCGGTAGCAGAACGTAGATCGCGTCAGTAAGACCATCGTGCACGGCATGAGCGCTGCAGCCAGCAAACAGGGCGCGACGACGGGTGGACAATTCGTGCAGCTTCATGAAACCGCTCGTTTAATGTTGAGCGGTCTTTATAGAATGGCCGGCGGCTCTGAAACCAATACCGAATTCCGACCGATTGATACCCAAGGATCAGGATGCTCGACCTACGCAAGCTGCGTTACTTTCTGACAGTCGCCGAAG
It encodes:
- a CDS encoding DUF3833 domain-containing protein; protein product: MTRLLVSLLLVLSLTSCSNVEVGHYADQQPKLDLERFFSKPVKAWGIFQKRSGEVAKRFEVDIASRREGNALILDERFLYSDGTRQQRVWTLTPDGPGRWRGRAGDVVGEAIGEVAGNALRWRYRLNLPVDGSVYEVSFDDWMYLMDEDTMINRSSMSKFGVEWGQVTLFFRRQ
- a CDS encoding DUF6482 family protein, whose amino-acid sequence is MNMHMLTELAEKGEIRELELLSLEGGFYIARVRLEHTELTLLDDHAKPMRIGSTTHLRDLLQRVPPFPCVLVQHCVHDEMCGTREGPIGALRIPFSLEASF
- the glaH gene encoding glutarate dioxygenase GlaH, giving the protein MNAFSQINAPVMQQPTEYVGFSLKPSAQSKRFLELTFPKVTVDAFFAAVAEWPVQALEYKSFLRFQFGKILNEICGETLRPVLVNTLMDRETGGLLVKPEGLNDVSQAEDMVKFSTAVAHLLGRSNFDAMSGQFYARFVVENTDKSDSYLRAPHRVMELHNDGTFVNQITDYVLMMKIDEQNMQGGNSLLLHLDDWADLNKFYRHPLARRSLRWTAPPSKNVNEDVFHAVFDTDGEGRPTMRYIDQFVQPENYEEGTWLYELGESLETSKAKLSIPVPVGSFVLINNLFWLHGRDRFTAHPGLRRELMRQRGYFSYPKVGHHHGQTSN
- the csiR gene encoding DNA-binding transcriptional regulator CsiR, which encodes MEELEPTLKSTFEGYGRLKKDIIRGVFPAGQKLLMSALKDRYGLGVGPLREALSQLVAEHLVIAINQKGYRVAPMSMEEMRDIYDARANLEAMILTLAIERGDDSWEASILARTHTLSKVMELRTQEQMLEIWDARHKAFHSAIAAGCGSKHLLQLRSQLLDQAERYRHLWLKSTVFSEEALRQKRAEHATLVEAILARDAVKASALMREHLLTPVPIISDIIRNSVPA
- a CDS encoding MFS transporter yields the protein MKLHELSTRRRALFAGCSAHAVHDGLTDAIYVLLPIWQAQFALSYAQIGLLRGAYSGMMAVFQLMASRAAKRWGRVPMLVGGTALAGAGYLLAGQATGLTLLLVALLLGGLGASTQHPLASSMITDAYEDGGGVKQALSQYNFSGDIGKTLVPGLIGLLLTVISWRASATLLGLLGLAAAGLLWWLVPTQTSEPTCAKKSKTLTGSGSASGLRALILTGTLDSAVRMGFLTFLPFLLQGKGAGTAGIGLALTLLFIGGAFGKLFCGYLGVRIGMMKTVWLTETSTALLIVAAVYLPLTGLMVMLPVLGLALNGTSSVLYGAVPDLAGAGKREQAFAVFYTGTIGGGALAPVVFGGVGDVLGVPVAVMVLAVMLLVTLPLAWVVQRGVEMPG
- the lhgO gene encoding L-2-hydroxyglutarate oxidase: MFDFVIIGGGIVGMSTAMQMAAEYPDAKILLLEKESSPAQHQTGHNSGVIHAGVYYTPGSLKAKFCLEGNRATKDFCDQHGIRYDACGKMLVATNNVEMERMKALWERTEANGLEREWLSAAELREREPNIVGLGGIFVPSSGIVNYAEVTRNMAAAFTKAGGVIHYNSEVTALDERADEVVVTTSTGVYQARFLISCSGLMADRIVRMLGLEPEFQICPFRGEYYLLPKQHNQIVNHLIYPIPDPSMPFLGVHLTRMIDGTVTVGPNAVLALKREGYKKTDFSLADMFEMFTSLGVLKVLKANLKPGLIEMRNSLFKGGYLQQVQKYCPSINKDDLTPYPAGVRAQAVSNSGKLIDDFLFVNTNRSVNVCNAPSPAATSAIPIGAYIVSKVKEQIGERAFFAAPKLDPNDVRASA